The proteins below are encoded in one region of Paenibacillus albus:
- a CDS encoding YveK family protein, whose product MELELRDYIQIIMKRKWMIVAIVLVCSVAAGLYSYFMIQPTYEATTKIVVNRTATDSSVDDSNLINEVNANLRLIDTYKEVIKTPAIMEVVAKQHPEFNLSALDLIKKVKVSSVNNTQVMTLNVQDLSYEKAAQIVNAISVAFKEQIPNIFNVKNVTILNLADLQPLKDPAPVNKKVKLNVMLALVVSLIAAVGIAFLLDYMDDTIKTESDVRRILELPTLGQIARMDGQDDDRKQASMSGKVKAGEVKHVQVGE is encoded by the coding sequence ATGGAATTAGAGCTCCGAGACTACATCCAAATCATAATGAAACGTAAATGGATGATAGTTGCCATTGTACTTGTTTGTTCGGTGGCAGCGGGGTTGTACAGCTACTTCATGATACAGCCAACCTATGAAGCAACAACAAAGATAGTCGTAAATCGCACGGCTACGGATAGTTCTGTTGATGATTCGAATTTGATTAATGAAGTAAATGCTAATCTTCGTTTGATCGATACATACAAAGAGGTCATTAAGACTCCTGCAATTATGGAGGTTGTCGCGAAGCAGCATCCGGAGTTTAATCTGAGTGCGCTCGATCTTATTAAGAAGGTAAAGGTAAGTAGCGTCAATAACACGCAAGTCATGACATTGAATGTACAGGATCTTTCATATGAGAAGGCTGCGCAAATCGTGAATGCTATTTCTGTTGCTTTCAAAGAACAAATTCCAAATATCTTCAATGTGAAGAATGTAACGATCTTGAACTTGGCTGATCTTCAACCGCTTAAGGATCCAGCGCCGGTGAATAAGAAAGTAAAGTTGAATGTGATGTTGGCTCTCGTAGTTTCTTTAATCGCTGCAGTAGGGATTGCTTTCCTGCTCGATTACATGGATGACACTATTAAGACAGAATCAGATGTGAGGCGGATTCTCGAGCTTCCAACGCTTGGTCAAATTGCCCGCATGGACGGACAAGATGATGATCGGAAACAAGCATCTATGAGTGGTAAAGTAAAGGCGGGTGAAGTCAAGCATGTCCAAGTTGGCGAGTAA
- a CDS encoding F0F1 ATP synthase subunit epsilon: MSSFLLEIVTPERKAYAQDVNMIIVKGSEGELGILPNHIPMVTPLKIAPVTIKRDRSEEVIAVNGGFLEIRKDKVVILAESAELPGDIDVARAESAKQRAEQRLNGKRDEYDHVRAELALQRALNRIGVAGR; encoded by the coding sequence ATGAGCTCCTTTTTATTGGAAATTGTAACGCCCGAGCGTAAGGCTTACGCTCAGGATGTAAATATGATTATCGTCAAAGGCTCCGAGGGTGAGCTGGGTATTCTGCCTAACCATATCCCAATGGTAACGCCTTTGAAGATTGCTCCTGTCACAATCAAGAGAGACCGCTCTGAAGAGGTTATCGCCGTTAACGGCGGTTTCCTTGAGATCCGTAAGGATAAAGTGGTTATCTTGGCTGAGAGCGCTGAGCTGCCGGGCGACATTGATGTTGCTCGCGCAGAATCAGCGAAGCAGCGTGCGGAGCAGCGTCTGAACGGCAAGCGCGACGAGTACGATCACGTTCGTGCCGAGCTTGCCCTGCAGCGTGCGCTTAACCGTATCGGTGTAGCAGGCCGCTAA
- a CDS encoding polysaccharide biosynthesis protein, whose protein sequence is MLVYAVITAVICGVMMFWFKMYQRLWKYASIGEVIGLLKAVLLGWVIAYGVTNYYVDDRIPLSIALRTLETMLLLMCGVRLLWRIISYQRKVSSEKAKVLIIGAGDCGAIIAREILSNVSSELAVVGFVDDDRKKFGQRILGKPVLGSRYTIDNIVSEHRIDEIVIAIPSAAKSELSDIIARCKSTGSKVKIIPALNDLIAGKVSVNVMRDVDLEDLLGRDPILPDLKGIAEYVENKVVIVTGAGGSIGSELCRQITIFNPSTLVLLGHGENSIYTIEMEMRRRFPRQRIETVIADIQDRSRIDDVFRIYRPNVVFHAAAHKHVPLMERNPAEAVKNNVFGTKNVADAADKYGVERFVLISSDKAVNPSSIMGATKRIAEMYIQSLDTQSNTKYVAVRFGNVLGSRGSVIPMFKEQILSGGPVTVTHPEMVRYFMTIPEAVQLVIQAGAFAAGGEIFVLDMGQPVKIVELAEDLIRLSGFEPHTEIPIEFTGIRAGEKLYEELLLNEEAVEKTKHNRIFVGKPLGINRVELELQFRRLERAISDDKEEVRNVIEYIVPLYKDVS, encoded by the coding sequence ATGCTGGTATATGCGGTGATTACTGCAGTTATTTGCGGAGTCATGATGTTCTGGTTCAAAATGTACCAACGTCTTTGGAAATATGCCAGCATTGGCGAGGTTATTGGGTTATTGAAGGCTGTATTACTTGGTTGGGTAATCGCATACGGCGTGACCAATTATTATGTAGATGATCGTATTCCGCTATCGATAGCTCTGCGCACGCTGGAGACAATGCTGCTTTTAATGTGCGGCGTTCGCTTATTGTGGCGAATTATTAGCTATCAGAGAAAAGTATCGAGCGAGAAGGCGAAGGTTCTTATTATCGGGGCTGGCGACTGTGGAGCTATCATTGCCAGAGAAATCCTCAGCAATGTAAGCTCAGAGCTCGCGGTAGTTGGATTTGTTGATGACGATCGGAAGAAATTTGGTCAACGGATTCTAGGCAAGCCTGTACTTGGAAGTCGCTATACGATCGATAACATTGTAAGCGAACATAGGATTGACGAGATTGTCATTGCAATTCCCTCGGCGGCAAAGTCCGAGCTCTCGGATATTATTGCGAGATGCAAATCGACAGGATCAAAGGTGAAGATTATACCTGCACTTAATGATCTCATCGCAGGCAAAGTGTCTGTTAATGTAATGAGAGATGTGGATCTAGAGGATTTGCTAGGCAGAGATCCGATATTGCCGGATTTGAAGGGCATTGCTGAGTATGTAGAGAATAAGGTCGTCATTGTAACTGGGGCAGGCGGCTCAATTGGGTCAGAGCTTTGTCGTCAGATTACTATCTTTAATCCAAGTACGTTAGTTCTGCTCGGGCATGGAGAGAACAGTATTTATACCATTGAGATGGAAATGCGCAGACGGTTCCCAAGACAAAGAATTGAAACCGTTATAGCCGATATTCAAGATCGTTCGCGTATAGACGATGTGTTTCGAATATACCGGCCCAATGTAGTGTTCCATGCTGCTGCTCATAAGCATGTGCCTCTAATGGAAAGAAATCCGGCTGAAGCCGTTAAGAATAACGTATTTGGCACTAAGAACGTGGCAGATGCAGCAGATAAATATGGAGTAGAACGATTCGTCCTTATTTCATCTGACAAGGCCGTCAATCCCTCCAGCATTATGGGGGCGACTAAACGGATTGCAGAGATGTACATACAAAGCTTGGATACGCAAAGCAATACCAAATACGTGGCTGTTCGATTCGGGAACGTACTAGGGAGTCGTGGCAGCGTAATCCCAATGTTTAAAGAGCAAATTCTATCTGGTGGGCCAGTAACAGTTACACATCCAGAGATGGTGCGTTACTTCATGACAATACCTGAAGCGGTTCAGCTTGTTATACAAGCAGGCGCATTCGCAGCAGGTGGCGAGATATTCGTACTCGATATGGGACAACCCGTGAAGATAGTCGAACTGGCCGAGGATCTCATTCGCCTCTCTGGTTTCGAGCCGCATACTGAAATTCCAATTGAGTTCACCGGAATTCGTGCAGGCGAGAAGCTGTATGAAGAACTGCTCTTGAACGAAGAAGCTGTAGAAAAGACCAAACATAATCGGATATTCGTCGGCAAGCCACTTGGGATTAATCGTGTTGAGTTGGAACTGCAATTTAGACGCCTAGAACGCGCAATTAGTGATGATAAAGAAGAAGTTCGAAATGTCATTGAGTATATTGTTCCACTATATAAGGATGTTTCCTAA
- the atpA gene encoding F0F1 ATP synthase subunit alpha codes for MSIRPDEISTLIKQQIEQFKSEIQVVDVGTVIQVGDGIARVHGLENAMAGELLEFANGVMGMALNLEESNVGVVIMGPYTGIREGDQVKRTGRIMEVPVGEALLGRVVNALGQPVDGNGPINTTQARPIESPAPGVMARKSVFEPMQTGIKAIDAMIPIGRGQRELIIGDRQTGKTQIAIDTIVNQKGNGVICIYVAIGQKQSTVRTVVESLRQQGALEYTIVVTASASEPSPLLYLAPYTGCSMGEYFMYNGKHVLVIYDDLSKQAAAYRELSLLLRRPPGREAYPGDVFYLHSRLLERAAKLNDELGGGSLTALPFIETQAGDISAYIPTNVISITDGQIFLESDLFYSGQRPAVNVGNSVSRVGSSAQIKAMKKVAGTLKTDLAQYRELAAFAAFGSDLDKVTQSRLNRGERTLEILKQGVNAPLPVERQVVSLYTVTRGHVDDLPVQDVRRFEQSFLAYVDANKPEIFASIRDTKDLTSDNEKALVEAIKTFKNSFAASV; via the coding sequence TTGAGTATCAGACCTGATGAAATCAGCACGCTGATTAAACAACAGATCGAACAATTTAAATCCGAAATTCAAGTCGTTGATGTCGGTACGGTCATCCAAGTCGGTGACGGTATCGCACGTGTACACGGCCTTGAGAACGCGATGGCTGGCGAACTGCTCGAATTCGCGAACGGTGTTATGGGCATGGCCCTTAACCTTGAAGAGAGCAACGTCGGTGTCGTAATCATGGGTCCTTACACTGGCATCCGCGAAGGCGACCAAGTGAAAAGAACAGGTCGTATCATGGAAGTTCCTGTAGGCGAAGCGTTGCTTGGCCGCGTTGTTAACGCACTGGGTCAACCAGTTGACGGCAACGGTCCAATCAACACAACTCAAGCGCGTCCAATCGAATCTCCGGCACCGGGCGTTATGGCTCGTAAATCGGTATTCGAGCCGATGCAAACAGGTATCAAAGCAATCGATGCGATGATTCCTATCGGTCGTGGTCAACGTGAGCTTATCATCGGTGACCGCCAAACGGGTAAAACGCAAATCGCGATCGACACGATCGTTAACCAAAAAGGCAACGGCGTTATCTGTATCTACGTTGCAATCGGTCAAAAGCAATCCACTGTTCGTACCGTTGTTGAATCCCTTCGCCAACAAGGCGCTTTGGAATACACAATCGTCGTAACAGCGAGCGCTTCCGAGCCGTCCCCGCTCCTTTACCTGGCGCCTTACACAGGCTGCTCGATGGGCGAGTACTTCATGTACAACGGCAAACACGTACTGGTTATCTATGATGACCTTTCGAAACAAGCTGCAGCATACCGTGAGCTTTCCTTGCTGCTTCGCCGTCCTCCGGGTCGTGAGGCTTACCCAGGTGACGTATTCTACCTGCACTCCCGTTTGCTTGAGCGCGCAGCGAAGCTGAACGATGAGCTTGGCGGCGGTTCCTTGACTGCTCTGCCATTCATCGAGACGCAAGCCGGCGATATCTCGGCTTACATCCCGACGAACGTAATCTCGATTACGGACGGTCAAATCTTCCTTGAGTCCGACCTGTTCTACTCCGGTCAGCGTCCAGCGGTTAACGTTGGTAACTCTGTATCCCGTGTAGGTAGCTCCGCTCAAATCAAAGCAATGAAGAAGGTTGCTGGTACGCTGAAGACTGACCTCGCGCAATACCGCGAGCTTGCAGCTTTCGCAGCGTTCGGCTCCGATCTCGATAAAGTAACACAATCCCGTCTGAACCGCGGTGAGCGTACGCTTGAAATTCTGAAGCAAGGCGTTAACGCGCCATTGCCAGTAGAACGTCAAGTTGTATCCCTGTACACGGTTACTCGTGGACACGTGGATGATCTTCCCGTTCAAGACGTTCGTCGCTTCGAACAAAGCTTCCTGGCTTACGTGGATGCAAACAAACCGGAAATTTTCGCTTCCATCCGCGACACGAAAGATTTGACTTCCGACAATGAGAAAGCACTTGTTGAAGCAATCAAAACGTTCAAGAACAGTTTTGCTGCGTCGGTATAA
- the atpD gene encoding F0F1 ATP synthase subunit beta has product MSKGHVVQVTGPVVDIAFENGHLPEILNAIKIEKKAENPGEVNINLTVEVATHLGDNLVRCVAMSSTDGLVRGTVAVDLGNPITVPVGPATLGRVFNVLGDPIDNNGDVDRTLANPIHRQAPPFEELSTSQEILETGIKVIDLMAPYSKGGKIGLFGGAGVGKTVTMQELIHNIAQEHGGISVFAGVGERTREGNDLYHEMSDSGVINKTAMVFGQMNEPPGARLRVALTGLTMAEYFRDEEGRDVLLFVDNIFRFTQAGSEVSALLGRMPSAVGYQPTLATEMGQLQERITSTKKGSVTSIQAIYVPADDYTDPAPATAFAHLDATTNLERNIAAMGIFPAVDPLASSSRILTPEILGEEHYQVAQTVKKVLQRYKELLDIIAILGMDELSEEDKQVVHRARRIQLFFAQPLHVAEAFNGIPGLYVPVKETVRSFKEILEGKYDHLPEPAFHNVGTIEDAVAKAEKLAQEV; this is encoded by the coding sequence ATGAGCAAGGGGCATGTAGTCCAGGTAACAGGTCCGGTTGTCGACATCGCGTTCGAGAACGGTCATTTGCCTGAGATTCTTAATGCGATCAAAATTGAGAAAAAAGCTGAAAACCCAGGCGAAGTGAACATCAACCTTACGGTTGAAGTTGCAACTCACCTCGGTGATAACCTGGTTCGCTGCGTTGCGATGTCTTCCACTGACGGTCTTGTCAGAGGTACAGTAGCTGTTGACTTGGGCAACCCAATCACAGTACCTGTTGGACCAGCAACACTCGGCCGTGTATTTAACGTACTTGGCGATCCAATCGATAACAATGGTGATGTTGACCGTACGCTCGCTAACCCGATCCACCGTCAAGCTCCTCCTTTCGAAGAGCTGTCAACTTCCCAAGAAATCCTGGAAACAGGTATTAAAGTTATCGACCTTATGGCGCCTTACTCCAAAGGTGGTAAAATCGGTCTCTTCGGCGGCGCGGGCGTAGGTAAAACCGTAACGATGCAAGAGCTGATTCACAACATCGCACAAGAGCACGGCGGTATCTCCGTATTCGCGGGCGTTGGTGAGCGTACTCGTGAAGGTAATGACCTTTACCACGAGATGAGCGACTCCGGCGTTATCAATAAAACAGCGATGGTATTCGGTCAAATGAACGAGCCTCCGGGCGCGCGTCTTCGCGTAGCTTTGACAGGTTTGACAATGGCTGAGTACTTCCGTGATGAAGAAGGCAGAGACGTACTTCTGTTCGTCGATAACATCTTCCGCTTCACGCAAGCTGGTTCTGAAGTATCCGCATTGCTTGGCCGTATGCCGTCCGCGGTAGGTTACCAACCAACATTGGCAACTGAAATGGGTCAACTGCAAGAGCGTATCACTTCGACGAAAAAAGGTTCCGTTACATCCATTCAAGCAATCTACGTTCCTGCCGATGACTATACGGATCCAGCTCCTGCAACGGCGTTTGCCCACTTGGATGCAACGACTAACCTTGAGCGTAACATCGCAGCGATGGGTATCTTCCCAGCCGTTGACCCGCTCGCTTCGTCTTCCCGTATCCTGACTCCAGAAATTCTTGGCGAAGAGCACTACCAAGTAGCGCAAACCGTTAAGAAAGTTCTGCAACGTTATAAAGAGCTTTTGGATATTATCGCGATCCTCGGTATGGATGAGTTGTCTGAAGAAGACAAACAAGTCGTTCACCGTGCTCGTCGTATTCAATTGTTCTTCGCGCAACCACTTCACGTTGCTGAAGCGTTCAATGGTATCCCGGGCTTGTACGTTCCTGTTAAGGAAACCGTACGCAGCTTCAAAGAAATTCTTGAAGGTAAGTACGATCACCTTCCAGAACCGGCATTCCACAACGTCGGAACGATCGAAGATGCAGTTGCTAAAGCGGAAAAACTCGCTCAAGAGGTTTAA
- a CDS encoding CpsD/CapB family tyrosine-protein kinase, whose amino-acid sequence MSKLASKRHLISFVEPKSPISEAYRSLRTNIDFSSIDDNIQVIMVTSATPGEGKSTTIANLAVVYAQADRKVVLIDADMRRPTAHHTFSVSNRRGLSTILSRQCDIEESVQSTEIPNLSIIPSGPVPPNPAEMLASKRMSALIEQLREQFDVVLIDTPPTLAVTDAQIVSTKCDGSLLVLEAGKVKSDMVLKAKQQLTQVNARILGVVLNSVKQKNGDGYYYYQYSTTEK is encoded by the coding sequence ATGTCCAAGTTGGCGAGTAAAAGGCACTTAATATCATTTGTTGAGCCCAAATCTCCTATATCGGAGGCGTACCGCTCGTTACGAACCAATATTGATTTTTCATCGATTGACGATAACATCCAAGTCATTATGGTGACTTCTGCAACGCCCGGTGAAGGTAAATCAACGACAATTGCCAATTTAGCAGTCGTATATGCTCAAGCCGATCGAAAGGTTGTGCTCATAGATGCAGATATGAGAAGGCCGACCGCCCATCATACATTTAGTGTAAGCAACCGACGTGGTTTATCCACTATATTATCTCGTCAATGTGATATAGAGGAGTCGGTGCAATCTACGGAAATCCCAAACCTTTCCATAATTCCATCAGGTCCCGTGCCTCCTAATCCCGCTGAAATGCTAGCATCGAAACGTATGAGTGCATTAATTGAGCAATTACGTGAACAGTTTGATGTTGTTCTAATCGATACCCCGCCTACACTTGCGGTTACTGATGCTCAAATTGTTTCTACCAAGTGTGACGGTTCACTGTTGGTTCTAGAGGCCGGTAAAGTGAAATCGGATATGGTCTTAAAGGCGAAACAGCAGCTAACTCAGGTTAATGCGCGGATTTTGGGAGTTGTTCTCAATAGTGTCAAGCAAAAGAACGGTGATGGTTACTACTATTATCAATATAGTACTACAGAAAAGTAG
- a CDS encoding S-layer homology domain-containing protein yields MTTIATSLVAGSIAGLPFSNKGVAQQLGLANVASAATVTTYDQFLARLDKIHTALIAGGDAQSVRDLRGEIGGLTDSNAINPLWVYVPDAVKNDADVDFKQVLFDTFQALGSIMYSTRNDEIDAIRSNVDLQEALVELATITGTDKLTVNDLLAFIDAVEKEAVNQVSTNLDDLILDGSNGMINSLIKASVKSVLSKDLEVSKVLNWFKDNTDATNDELSAGLTDTFANFTTALPSGSAATKALMIAFVRAEAKSSVVSSGRTKTYSLSLENIKIPSELLEWSKVSGSEKITVNEDGKVVLASSSTSGTATVQATLLGKVVYSGDVSFNIYVGGGGVVTDPNGALNQLKALKDKIANATGEEKEKLIKEAIAKALEAINAISTIDLSKDVVIVDGKATVNVNSIVVSKVTNDISDIVAALKDAAPGAESRLPKINVTFQAGKVDSKDITFNVDAVGVKNITGAGLYGAKFAVNGFSANLPVSQAKNGAVGFNVKNSVPAASTLKAVSDSYDFNLTVDGTAVHQFSQPVEISIPVTLPAGVDKDLLSVYDGKTFFGGVYHDGVITENRDHFSSYVVVENKVAFNDISKVKAWAGRQIEVMAAKGAIQGRASGAFVPNGEVTRAEFAKMLVQALDLDNVLAQEGFSDVNATDWFAPYVAAASEAGIIKGRTATSFAPKATITRAEMAVMVARALEATKGVKASAGDLKALEAFKDANAISASLKDGVAFAANNGLVVGDKGKFNPNATATRAQAAVIIYRAFNFKG; encoded by the coding sequence ATGACAACAATCGCTACGAGCCTAGTAGCTGGCTCTATTGCAGGACTGCCATTTAGCAACAAAGGTGTAGCACAACAACTAGGATTGGCTAACGTTGCTTCCGCAGCGACAGTAACTACTTATGATCAATTCCTGGCTCGTTTGGATAAAATCCACACAGCTCTTATCGCTGGTGGCGACGCACAAAGCGTTCGCGATCTTCGCGGCGAAATCGGTGGTCTGACTGACTCTAACGCGATTAACCCATTGTGGGTGTATGTTCCCGATGCTGTTAAGAATGATGCTGATGTAGATTTTAAACAAGTATTGTTTGACACATTCCAAGCACTTGGCTCGATCATGTACAGCACGCGTAACGACGAAATTGACGCGATCCGTTCGAACGTGGATCTGCAAGAAGCACTAGTTGAATTAGCTACTATCACAGGCACTGATAAGCTGACTGTTAATGATTTGCTAGCGTTTATCGATGCAGTCGAGAAAGAAGCGGTAAATCAAGTAAGTACGAATTTGGATGATCTGATTCTGGATGGTTCCAATGGTATGATTAACTCGCTAATCAAAGCATCGGTTAAATCGGTACTTTCGAAAGACTTGGAAGTTAGCAAAGTTCTTAACTGGTTCAAAGATAATACGGATGCGACTAACGATGAGCTGTCGGCTGGTCTGACAGACACGTTTGCTAATTTCACAACTGCACTTCCTTCTGGAAGCGCTGCAACTAAAGCGCTTATGATTGCATTTGTTCGTGCAGAAGCTAAGAGCTCGGTTGTAAGCAGCGGACGTACCAAAACATATTCGCTATCTCTTGAGAACATCAAGATCCCATCGGAGCTTCTTGAATGGTCTAAAGTAAGCGGCAGCGAGAAGATTACAGTGAATGAAGACGGTAAAGTAGTGCTGGCTAGCAGCTCAACTTCTGGAACAGCAACTGTTCAAGCTACGCTACTGGGTAAAGTCGTGTACAGTGGAGATGTTTCGTTTAACATCTACGTTGGCGGTGGTGGTGTTGTAACAGATCCTAACGGTGCATTAAATCAGCTTAAAGCGCTGAAAGATAAGATCGCGAATGCAACAGGCGAAGAGAAAGAGAAGTTGATTAAAGAAGCGATTGCTAAAGCACTGGAAGCAATCAATGCGATCTCCACGATCGACCTTAGCAAAGACGTTGTAATTGTCGACGGCAAAGCGACGGTTAATGTAAATAGCATTGTGGTTAGCAAAGTGACAAATGACATCTCTGACATCGTTGCTGCATTGAAAGACGCTGCTCCAGGTGCAGAAAGCCGTCTTCCTAAAATTAATGTAACGTTCCAAGCTGGTAAAGTGGATTCGAAAGATATCACTTTCAACGTAGATGCTGTTGGTGTGAAGAACATCACAGGAGCTGGCCTGTACGGTGCGAAGTTCGCAGTTAACGGTTTCAGCGCGAACTTGCCGGTAAGCCAAGCGAAGAACGGCGCAGTAGGCTTTAATGTGAAGAACAGCGTACCAGCTGCAAGCACATTGAAGGCTGTATCCGACTCTTACGACTTTAATCTGACAGTTGACGGAACTGCAGTTCACCAGTTCAGCCAACCAGTTGAAATTAGCATCCCAGTTACGCTTCCGGCGGGTGTTGATAAAGATCTTCTCTCCGTATATGACGGAAAGACATTCTTCGGCGGTGTTTACCATGACGGTGTCATCACAGAGAATCGTGATCATTTCTCTTCCTATGTAGTTGTTGAGAATAAAGTCGCATTTAATGATATTAGCAAAGTAAAAGCATGGGCTGGCCGTCAAATTGAGGTTATGGCTGCAAAAGGTGCAATCCAAGGTCGTGCTTCGGGCGCCTTCGTTCCAAACGGCGAAGTAACACGTGCTGAATTCGCGAAAATGCTAGTACAAGCTTTGGATCTGGATAATGTTCTTGCTCAAGAAGGCTTCAGCGATGTTAACGCTACTGACTGGTTTGCTCCATACGTAGCAGCAGCATCCGAAGCTGGTATCATTAAAGGTCGTACAGCAACTTCCTTCGCTCCTAAAGCTACAATTACTCGTGCTGAGATGGCTGTCATGGTTGCACGCGCATTGGAAGCTACTAAAGGCGTTAAAGCTAGCGCAGGCGACCTGAAGGCACTTGAGGCGTTTAAAGATGCAAACGCGATTAGTGCATCCTTGAAAGACGGAGTCGCTTTCGCAGCAAACAACGGTTTAGTTGTTGGCGATAAAGGTAAGTTCAACCCTAACGCAACAGCTACTCGTGCTCAAGCGGCAGTAATCATCTACCGTGCTTTTAACTTCAAGGGCTAA
- a CDS encoding tyrosine-protein phosphatase, which yields MIDIHTHILPGIDDGATNIEDSLDLARAAVADGITALIATPHHADGRYTNHAAFVTEQVERLREELANHQIPLEVYAGQEIRVHSDMLDAWSANELATLAGSRYILLEMPSSSIPKRMLEYIHELTIMGIRPIIAHPERNAEVVKHPDKLKEMIEAGAFGQMTTHSLLGGFGKQIERKAWQLCRDGLIHIISSDAHHTVRRGFRLKEAYNRLKSEFGEGFVKTYIANAESIISNSEMIDCPSKSSSTRWLNWFKFTKSAQKG from the coding sequence ATGATTGATATACATACACATATTTTGCCTGGAATTGATGATGGGGCTACCAATATTGAGGATTCGCTAGATTTGGCAAGAGCGGCTGTAGCTGATGGCATTACAGCTCTAATTGCAACTCCACATCATGCTGATGGGAGATATACGAATCATGCTGCGTTCGTCACTGAACAAGTAGAGCGGTTAAGAGAAGAACTAGCGAATCACCAGATTCCGCTTGAAGTATATGCAGGACAAGAGATTCGCGTACATAGCGATATGCTGGATGCTTGGAGCGCAAACGAACTGGCTACACTTGCTGGCTCAAGATATATTTTATTAGAAATGCCGTCATCATCAATTCCGAAGAGGATGTTAGAGTATATTCATGAGCTAACGATTATGGGAATACGCCCTATTATTGCGCATCCTGAGCGCAATGCTGAGGTTGTGAAGCATCCTGATAAGCTCAAAGAGATGATAGAGGCCGGTGCATTTGGTCAAATGACCACGCACTCTCTATTGGGCGGATTTGGCAAGCAAATCGAACGAAAAGCATGGCAGCTGTGCCGAGATGGTCTTATCCATATCATATCTTCTGATGCTCATCATACGGTACGCCGAGGTTTCCGACTAAAGGAAGCATACAACAGATTGAAATCGGAATTCGGAGAAGGATTCGTTAAGACCTATATCGCCAATGCCGAGTCGATAATAAGTAATAGTGAAATGATAGATTGTCCCTCAAAAAGCAGTTCTACTCGTTGGTTAAATTGGTTTAAATTTACAAAAAGCGCTCAAAAAGGTTGA
- the atpG gene encoding ATP synthase F1 subunit gamma, protein MAKGMREIKRSIKSKQNTKQITKAMEMVASAKLKRAQDAAVASRPYTEKIKEVVASIASGGGTIKHPMLQSREVKRTAYLVVTSDRGLAGGYNANVLRKVWTTIEEKHKSSAEYDVFVIGRKGRDYFRRRGIELAGEVTGLSDTPKFADIKSVAAAAVKGFENGKYDELNLVYNQFYNAMTQVPVVKQLLPLDQSDFTGAKASYEYEPSPEKVLDVLLPKYAETVIYSAVLEGKASEFGARMTAMGNATKNATKMIAGLTLTYNRARQAAITQEIAEIVGGANAQA, encoded by the coding sequence ATGGCTAAAGGTATGCGCGAGATTAAGCGCTCGATCAAGAGTAAGCAAAATACGAAGCAGATTACGAAGGCTATGGAGATGGTTGCATCCGCGAAGCTCAAAAGAGCTCAAGACGCAGCTGTAGCATCACGTCCATATACGGAGAAAATCAAAGAAGTCGTAGCTAGCATTGCATCGGGCGGGGGCACAATTAAGCATCCCATGCTGCAAAGCCGCGAAGTTAAGCGTACGGCCTATCTGGTCGTTACGTCGGACCGTGGTTTGGCGGGTGGATACAATGCCAACGTGCTTCGTAAAGTATGGACGACGATTGAGGAGAAGCATAAGTCTTCTGCTGAATACGACGTGTTCGTCATCGGTCGTAAAGGCCGTGATTACTTCAGACGCCGTGGCATCGAGCTGGCTGGCGAAGTAACGGGACTTTCCGATACACCTAAATTTGCAGATATCAAGTCGGTAGCAGCAGCAGCTGTTAAAGGCTTCGAGAACGGCAAATATGACGAATTGAATCTGGTTTACAACCAATTCTACAACGCAATGACCCAAGTTCCTGTTGTCAAACAGCTGCTTCCACTGGATCAGTCGGATTTCACAGGCGCAAAGGCAAGCTACGAATATGAGCCGTCACCTGAGAAGGTGCTCGACGTTCTTCTTCCTAAATACGCGGAAACGGTTATTTACAGCGCAGTATTGGAAGGTAAAGCGAGTGAGTTCGGCGCACGTATGACTGCGATGGGCAATGCAACGAAGAACGCGACGAAGATGATCGCAGGCTTGACGTTGACGTACAACCGTGCGCGTCAGGCAGCAATCACGCAAGAAATCGCGGAAATCGTCGGCGGAGCGAACGCGCAGGCGTAA